ATTTATAGCCTCAACTGGACTTCCAACTTCTGTTGGTAATCCCATAGCAACACTCACTACATAGAAAGTTATTACTGCACACACAAGTACTAAACCTGACCAAACACCTTGATGTCTTATTCTTTTTACAACTTCAACTCTTTGAATTCCAGAACTTACTATTGTTGTATCTGATATAAGACCAATGTTATCTCCAAAACATGCTCCACCAGCTATTGCTGCTAAAGTTAAGAACATATTTCCTTGAACTATGTGGTTTAGCCATAAGAATATCGGTGCACATGCTGCAAATGTTCCCCAACTTGTTCCTGTAGCAATTGATAGAATTGATGTTACTATAACTCCAACTACTGCAACAGTTCTAGCTGTTAATCCAAATCCTAAAGCTATGTTAATTATAGAAGCTCCAACTCCTGTTGACATAAAAGCTTCTGCCATTGCATATGCCATCATTAGGATAAAAAAGGCTATTTGCATCTCTCTTGCATTTTTTATACAAGCATCTATAATATCACTTATTTTTTTCTTTGCCACAAGTGATGCTACAAGTGCTGCATATACTGTTGCTAAAGGTGCTGCTAATAATGCATCATACCCACTCATCATTAGTCCTGCCAAAACTAAAACTGGACTAAGCTTTATTATCGCCGTTACCGTTCCCATATTTTCCTCCTAGAATGTTTAATTTCTCATAAATTTTTCAAGTAGGATGTAAGTGAGTGCTTACTTTAGTTTTGTCAGTAGCTATATATACCTCACGTTTTTTTCTAAGTCAATAGTAATTTAAAACTTTTTTCTTTTATAAAGTTTTATTTTAGTACTAAAACATCCTATTACAGACATTTTTAAACATTAAAAAATTTTTTAAAAATAAAAAAATTTGACAAATTTAACTTTTATGAGGTAATAAGGGTCTCGTTAAGTATTTTTTAACTACAATTTGTGTAACAAGGAGGAAAAAATGGTATTTAAAAATCTTTTAACTGAAATTCATGGAAAAATCTGTATAGTTAAAATTAACAGACCTGAATCTTTAAATGCTTTAAACGAAGAAACTTACAAAGAGATTCACCAATGCTTTTCTCAGTTAGAAAAAAATGATGAGATTGATGTTATTTTACTAACAGGTGAGGGACGTTCTTTTGTGGCAGGAGCTGATATCTCTTTTATGAAAGATTTAAGTACAAAAGAGGCTAAAGAATTTGGTATTTTAGGTACAAATGCTTTTAATGCAGTGGAAAATATCAATAAAGTTGTTATTGCTGTTATTAATGGATTTGCTCTTGGTGGTGGATGCGAACTTGCTATGTCTTGTGATATTAGAATTGCTTCTGATAAAGCAAAACTTGGGCAACCTGAGGTTACACTTGGTATTACTCCAGGTTCAGGTGGAACTCAAAGACTTCCTAGATTAGTTGGTCTAGCTAAAGCTAAAGAACTTATATATACAGGTAATATTATTGATGCTCAAGAAGCTAAATCTATCGGTTTAGTTAATCAAGTTATTGAGCATGATAAGCTTATGGAATATGCACTAAATATGGCAAATAAAATTAGTTCTAATGCTAAATTGGCAGTTCAGTATTCAAAAGAAGCTATAAATAAGGGAATTCAAGTGGATGAAACTACGTCAATGTTCATTGAAAGTAGTTTGTTTGGACTTTGTTTCTCAACAGAGGATCAAAAAGAGGGTATGTCAGCATTTTTAGAAAAAAGAAAAGCAAACTTTATTAACAAATAAACTATACAAAAGTTATAAGGAGGAACAATGAAAGTATTTATTGTAGGTGCTGGAGTTATGGCAAGTGGTATTGCTCAAGTTTTTGCAACAGGTGGTCATGAGGTTTTAATGACAGATATTTGTGCTGAAGCTCTTGAAAAAGCAAAAAAAGGTTTTGTAAAAAGTTTAAGTAAGTTAGTTGAAAAAGAGAAAATTACAGAGGATAGAAAAAATGAGATTTTAGCAAAGATTCATACAACTTCAAATATTGCTGATGCAAAAGATGCTGATTTAGTTATTGAAGCTGTATCTGAAAGAATGAATATTAAAAAAGAGTTATTTTCTAAATTAGATGAAATCTGTTCTGAGAAAGCTATATTTGCAACTAATACATCTTCGCTTTCTATAACTGAGATTGCATGTGCTACAAAGCACCCTGAAAGAGTTATAGGAATGCACTTCTTCAATCCTGCTCCTGTTATGAAGCTTATTGAAATTATTAAAGGCTATACTACAAGTCAAGAAATTTATGA
This is a stretch of genomic DNA from Cetobacterium somerae ATCC BAA-474. It encodes these proteins:
- a CDS encoding enoyl-CoA hydratase-related protein, yielding MVFKNLLTEIHGKICIVKINRPESLNALNEETYKEIHQCFSQLEKNDEIDVILLTGEGRSFVAGADISFMKDLSTKEAKEFGILGTNAFNAVENINKVVIAVINGFALGGGCELAMSCDIRIASDKAKLGQPEVTLGITPGSGGTQRLPRLVGLAKAKELIYTGNIIDAQEAKSIGLVNQVIEHDKLMEYALNMANKISSNAKLAVQYSKEAINKGIQVDETTSMFIESSLFGLCFSTEDQKEGMSAFLEKRKANFINK
- a CDS encoding 3-hydroxybutyryl-CoA dehydrogenase, with translation MKVFIVGAGVMASGIAQVFATGGHEVLMTDICAEALEKAKKGFVKSLSKLVEKEKITEDRKNEILAKIHTTSNIADAKDADLVIEAVSERMNIKKELFSKLDEICSEKAIFATNTSSLSITEIACATKHPERVIGMHFFNPAPVMKLIEIIKGYTTSQEIYETILKLSKELGKEPVLCEEAPGFVVNRILIPMINEAIGILADGVATAEDIDNAMKYGANHPIGPLALGDLVGLDVVLAIMDVLATEFGDPKYRAHSLLKKMVRAGKLGRKSGEGFYKY